GCCAAAACAATCTCCATCCCCTCTAATTAGAAAATTGTTTGGAGTTTCATTTTTTACTAAGAATAAAAAAGATAGCAGAATTCCACATAATTGTCCACAGTATAAATTACATTGTAGACTGAACATGGAAATATATATTGTACAGTATATCTTACTACACTTCTTTTTCAACAAACAGTTGTAGCATCCCAACTGATAAGCATCACGTGTGGCAAAAGTCCATGCTTGGGACATTGCTGCTCTTGCAGTACGCTATGCTGTTGTTACTCAGGTGGCAATCTCGGAAGCCGATGCCCCCGTTAGGTGTGTAGATGGGCTGGATTCGGAAGTCCCCCTTTAAAAGCTGTTCATTGTTCAAGGACACTATCTGAAAGCTGGTTTCAGTCATCTCCAGGATGGAATTATCCTTTTTGGTCCCTGCCTCGCAGTAGTCGTCTTTTCTCCGGCCGCGGTTGTATTTCCACTTAGACGACTCCGCCCGGCTTTTCTTGTGCATGTGCCAGCAGAACAGGCTCAGCAGCGTCACCAGGACAACGAGGACGGCTCCGCCGATCACGCCCGCCAGCAGGAGAGTGGAGCTGCTGTCCTGCTGTGCAGCGGGCTCCGTCTCCGCAACCTTACTAACGGACTTCGTCTTGGCCTCCGAGCAGATAGTATCCTCCCCCGGGCGGTAGATGTTGAGGGTGTCCAGGACGTACACACAAATGCGGTAGGTGGATCGCGGCTCGAGTTTGGAGAGGGTGAGCTTGCGTCTGTCCCCAGGGACTGTGATCTCCCTAGTAACGTCGCTCATCAGTGCCTGGCCCATCTTCACCCACGTGACCTTGTACGCCGTGACCGTGAAGTAGGAGGCCCAAGTCACCTCTATGCAGGAGGAGTTGACTATGTGAAAGGAGATCTTGAGGGAGTCCTCATATGGAGGACGAGGGCCGGCTGGGATGGGAGGTACTGGGGGGGTGAGGTTGGGAGTTGGGGGGTAAAACATGGTGGaggtgggagagatggaggttgTGGTCCTGGGGACGGGAGGGCTGGTGGTGCTGCCAGGCTGAAATGGGGGCGGGGGCGGTTGAGTGGGCCACGGCTCGAGCTCTGTGCCAGCTGGGCATTGGATGGCATCCAGCGTGAGTTCTCTGATCACCATGCCGCGCACAGTCTCTGGGCTTTGACACGTGAACCCCCGCACGTTGATTGAGGCCGGTAGGGACTTGAGCCACGCAATCACCCATTTAATGGAGCAGTCGCAGTGCCAGCTATTACCCCGGACGCTGAGCTGTCGCAGGCTCACCAGGCTGTCAAAGACCCCCTGCGGGAGGGACTGCAGCTGGTTGTTGGAGATGTCCAGTCGCTCCAGCCGGTGCAGCCCGGCAAAGGCTGTCACAGGGATGCTGGTCATCTGGTTCTCCTGGAGGTTCAGCTTGACCAATGAGACCCCCGGGAGCATGGGAGGGGGCATGGTGAGAGAGTTCCGCGCCAACGACAGCTCCCGGAGGTTCACCAGCTCCTGGAAGGTTCCCACTGCGATGCCCTCGTCCGTCAGCAGGTTCCCGTCGAGGAGCAGCCGCTGCAGTAATGTGACGTTCTGGAAGGCCTCCTCTGGGATGTCTGCGATGCGGTTCTCGTCTAGCCGCAGCTCCTTCATCTCCACCGGCAACCCAATGGGCACGCTGCTAAGGTGGTTCTTGGTGAGGAACAGCATCTTCAGGCTGACGGCCTCCCGGAAGGCCCCCTCCTCCACGCCCACGGTGGAGATGGAGTTGTCGTCCAGGTGCAGCTCCTCCAGGAAGAGCAGCTGTGCCAGCGCCGCCCGGGATATGGTCTGGATGTTGTTCTCCTGCAGGTGGAGCACTTGCATGTTCCGGG
Above is a genomic segment from Clupea harengus chromosome 15, Ch_v2.0.2, whole genome shotgun sequence containing:
- the flrt2 gene encoding leucine-rich repeat transmembrane protein FLRT2: MEFQVGTWNKDSPSFLSFWLTVLLSLHVQLYPVASCPVECRCDKTFVYCNERSLTSVPLGVQEGYKTLYLHNNQINNAGFPLELHNVASVETVVLYGNQLDEFPVNLPRNMQVLHLQENNIQTISRAALAQLLFLEELHLDDNSISTVGVEEGAFREAVSLKMLFLTKNHLSSVPIGLPVEMKELRLDENRIADIPEEAFQNVTLLQRLLLDGNLLTDEGIAVGTFQELVNLRELSLARNSLTMPPPMLPGVSLVKLNLQENQMTSIPVTAFAGLHRLERLDISNNQLQSLPQGVFDSLVSLRQLSVRGNSWHCDCSIKWVIAWLKSLPASINVRGFTCQSPETVRGMVIRELTLDAIQCPAGTELEPWPTQPPPPPFQPGSTTSPPVPRTTTSISPTSTMFYPPTPNLTPPVPPIPAGPRPPYEDSLKISFHIVNSSCIEVTWASYFTVTAYKVTWVKMGQALMSDVTREITVPGDRRKLTLSKLEPRSTYRICVYVLDTLNIYRPGEDTICSEAKTKSVSKVAETEPAAQQDSSSTLLLAGVIGGAVLVVLVTLLSLFCWHMHKKSRAESSKWKYNRGRRKDDYCEAGTKKDNSILEMTETSFQIVSLNNEQLLKGDFRIQPIYTPNGGIGFRDCHLSNNSIAYCKSSNVPSMDFCHT